A genomic stretch from Lysobacter ciconiae includes:
- the dnaN gene encoding DNA polymerase III subunit beta produces MRFSLQREVFLKPLSQVVNVVERRQTLPVLANLLAQVKDGQLSLTGTDLEVEMVSRVMVNDAEDGETTIPARKLFDIVRALPDGSKVTVTQSGEKLTVQAGRSRFTLASLSANDFPSIDEVDATERVQVPESTLKELIERTAFAMAQQDVRYYLNGLLFDLREDTLRCVATDGHRLALCEAPYEGGTGTKRQIIVPRKGVTELMRLLEGGDRELELEMGRGHIRVKHDDVTFTSKLIDGRFPDYEAVIPIGADKEVRIDREVLRASLQRAAILSNEKYRGVRIEVTPGQLKISAHNPEQEEAQEEVEADTRVDDLAVGFNVNYLLDALTALKGEMVVLALRDANSSALVREADSERCRHVVMPLRL; encoded by the coding sequence ATGCGTTTCAGCCTGCAACGCGAAGTATTCCTCAAGCCGCTGTCCCAGGTCGTCAACGTGGTCGAGCGCCGCCAGACCCTGCCGGTGCTGGCCAACCTGCTCGCCCAGGTGAAGGACGGCCAGCTGTCGCTGACCGGCACCGATCTGGAAGTGGAGATGGTCTCGCGCGTCATGGTCAATGACGCCGAGGACGGGGAAACCACCATTCCGGCGCGCAAGCTGTTCGATATCGTCCGGGCGCTGCCTGACGGCAGCAAGGTCACGGTCACCCAGTCGGGCGAGAAGCTCACGGTCCAGGCCGGCCGCTCACGCTTCACCCTGGCGAGCCTGTCGGCCAACGACTTTCCGTCCATCGACGAGGTCGACGCCACCGAACGGGTGCAGGTACCCGAGTCCACCCTCAAGGAACTGATCGAGCGCACCGCGTTCGCGATGGCCCAGCAGGACGTGCGCTACTACCTCAACGGTCTGCTGTTCGACCTGCGCGAGGACACCCTGCGTTGCGTCGCCACTGATGGTCACCGGTTGGCCCTGTGCGAGGCGCCCTACGAGGGCGGCACCGGTACCAAGCGCCAGATCATCGTGCCGCGCAAGGGCGTGACCGAACTGATGCGCCTGCTGGAAGGCGGCGACCGCGAGTTGGAGTTGGAGATGGGCCGTGGCCACATCCGGGTCAAGCACGACGATGTCACCTTCACCAGCAAACTGATCGACGGACGCTTCCCCGACTACGAGGCGGTGATCCCGATCGGCGCCGACAAGGAAGTGCGGATCGACCGCGAGGTGCTGCGCGCCTCACTGCAGCGGGCCGCCATCCTCTCCAACGAGAAGTACCGCGGCGTCCGCATCGAAGTCACCCCGGGCCAGTTGAAGATCAGCGCGCACAATCCGGAGCAGGAAGAAGCGCAGGAAGAGGTCGAGGCTGACACCCGGGTCGACGACCTGGCGGTGGGCTTCAACGTCAATTACCTGCTGGACGCACTCACGGCGCTCAAGGGCGAGATGGTCGTGCTGGCGCTGCGCGACGCCAACTCCTCGGCGCTGGTGCGCGAAGCCGACAGCGAGCGGTGTCGCCACGTGGTGATGCCGCTACGCCTGTAG